In Salisediminibacterium beveridgei, one DNA window encodes the following:
- a CDS encoding ABC transporter ATP-binding protein — protein MEAKDAKGAPTLTVSNLSKTIGKTPIIKNISFDLYPGEVFGFLGPNGSGKTTTIRMIVGLIRPTKGTVAISGYNVQKQFVKAMRNIGSIVENPEMYEYLSGWENLKQFQRMVKGITEERMHDVVTLVGMTNRIHDPVGTYSLGMRQRLGIAQALLNRPKVLILDEPANGLDPKGIREMREFIRRLAEEEGLSVLVSSHLLSEIQQMCDRVAIISKGEVLAVDSVAHLLAEQGRIIWEVTPYEQGKQMIQGFMPLIDPKTTDLPAGQVAAVDDGTDLASVNDALVKAGVRVHRMERQLPALEDLFLELTGGESID, from the coding sequence ATGGAAGCAAAGGACGCAAAGGGCGCACCCACATTAACAGTCAGCAATTTGTCGAAGACCATCGGCAAGACACCGATTATCAAAAACATCTCGTTTGACCTCTATCCGGGTGAAGTCTTTGGCTTTCTCGGGCCGAACGGTTCCGGGAAAACGACCACCATCCGGATGATCGTCGGACTGATCCGGCCGACGAAAGGGACAGTCGCCATCAGCGGCTATAATGTGCAAAAACAGTTTGTCAAAGCGATGCGAAATATCGGATCGATCGTGGAGAATCCGGAAATGTATGAGTACCTGAGCGGCTGGGAGAACCTCAAGCAGTTTCAGCGTATGGTCAAAGGCATCACAGAAGAGCGGATGCATGATGTGGTGACACTCGTCGGCATGACGAACCGGATTCACGACCCAGTGGGGACGTATTCCTTGGGCATGCGTCAGCGTCTTGGCATTGCCCAGGCCCTCTTGAACCGGCCGAAGGTGCTGATCCTCGATGAACCGGCGAATGGCCTTGATCCGAAAGGGATCCGGGAAATGCGGGAATTCATCCGCAGGCTCGCAGAAGAAGAGGGCCTCAGTGTACTGGTGTCGTCTCACTTGCTCAGTGAAATTCAGCAGATGTGCGACCGGGTGGCCATCATTTCCAAAGGGGAGGTGCTGGCCGTGGATTCCGTGGCGCATTTGTTGGCGGAACAGGGACGTATCATATGGGAAGTCACTCCGTACGAGCAGGGAAAGCAAATGATTCAAGGGTTTATGCCACTGATTGACCCGAAAACAACTGATCTGCCGGCAGGTCAGGTTGCCGCGGTGGACGACGGAACCGATCTGGCCTCGGTCAACGATGCCCTCGTGAAAGCGGGTGTCCGAGTACACCGGATGGAGCGGCAGCTGCCGGCACTCGAGGATCTCTTCCTGGAATTAACCGGGGGTGAATCCATTGACTGA
- a CDS encoding diguanylate cyclase — protein MDKYAEMLQQSIDQQVSDWNSRGGVTERDMYQFFHRLKGTAATVGLTDWEDHLKQSLRILDEESDQVLREEERRDYLAPFVLSDPVTDVTPFKNAALWKDASENAVILVIHENPDDAVWLRGILELSGKEVVMALSMKRALDMSYKMMPSLIIADYATVHSSAEDQNPRKNLMERAIRDFIPVIYTTADFTPKEAQTAYYEGVIDYLDETLFTEMMPAILDNRIQFSQKVNQALIMDELTGVYNRRYMNKRLKELTEGHRRTADRGWTFVLMDLDHFKKVNDTFGHATGDEVLKVFAAMSKQAAENCGEVFRYGGEEFAMIIHSGSSDVVAGVINAVREALSHHVFKADGVSFTVTFSSGVYRLDHEEPAHLKSVIESADQALYQAKNSGRNRTLFFEDLDFSNLQFKEIRLLIVDDDPAVCSLIKDNVSGWDRLAGYPLHVYDYQTGRGFLQRDWYREGDLYFILLDGNLPDTDGVEILEELRASYQSDSMVIVMITARSAEHEVMHALNKGADDYVTKPFSIGELTARIERISERVFTT, from the coding sequence GTGGATAAATATGCCGAAATGCTGCAACAGTCAATCGATCAGCAGGTCTCAGATTGGAACAGCCGCGGTGGTGTTACAGAACGGGACATGTATCAGTTTTTTCACAGACTGAAAGGAACAGCTGCGACCGTGGGCTTAACGGATTGGGAAGATCATTTAAAACAGTCATTGCGGATACTGGATGAAGAATCCGATCAGGTACTGCGTGAGGAAGAGCGTCGTGACTATTTGGCACCGTTTGTCCTGAGTGATCCTGTGACGGATGTGACCCCTTTTAAAAATGCTGCGCTTTGGAAAGATGCGTCAGAGAATGCTGTCATTCTTGTCATTCATGAGAATCCGGATGATGCCGTCTGGCTGAGGGGAATTCTGGAGTTATCAGGAAAAGAGGTGGTGATGGCGCTCTCCATGAAGCGGGCATTGGACATGTCTTATAAAATGATGCCTTCTTTAATCATTGCAGATTATGCGACTGTACATAGCAGTGCGGAAGATCAAAATCCTCGGAAAAATTTAATGGAACGCGCTATTCGGGACTTTATTCCGGTGATTTATACAACAGCTGATTTCACACCGAAAGAAGCGCAGACGGCTTACTATGAAGGGGTAATTGATTACCTGGATGAAACGTTGTTTACAGAAATGATGCCGGCCATTCTCGACAACCGGATTCAATTCAGCCAAAAAGTTAATCAGGCGCTGATCATGGATGAGCTGACGGGGGTGTATAACAGGCGCTATATGAATAAACGCCTCAAAGAACTGACCGAAGGACATAGAAGAACGGCGGATCGTGGCTGGACGTTTGTCCTGATGGATCTCGATCACTTCAAAAAAGTGAACGATACCTTTGGTCACGCAACGGGCGACGAAGTATTGAAAGTGTTCGCTGCAATGAGTAAACAAGCCGCTGAGAATTGCGGTGAAGTGTTCCGTTATGGTGGTGAAGAATTTGCAATGATCATCCATTCAGGCAGTTCTGATGTTGTTGCAGGAGTAATCAACGCTGTCCGGGAGGCACTTTCACACCACGTTTTCAAAGCGGACGGCGTTTCGTTCACTGTGACGTTCTCATCAGGGGTGTATCGCCTTGATCATGAGGAGCCGGCACACCTTAAAAGCGTGATTGAATCAGCGGACCAGGCTTTGTATCAGGCAAAGAACAGCGGCAGAAACCGGACGCTGTTCTTCGAAGATCTGGATTTTTCAAACTTGCAATTCAAGGAAATTCGCCTGTTGATCGTGGATGATGACCCGGCCGTTTGCAGTTTGATCAAGGACAACGTGAGCGGTTGGGATCGTTTGGCGGGGTACCCGTTACACGTATACGACTATCAGACCGGGCGCGGGTTTCTGCAAAGAGACTGGTATCGTGAGGGGGATCTGTATTTCATTCTCCTGGATGGCAATCTGCCTGATACAGACGGTGTGGAAATCCTCGAAGAACTGCGGGCCAGTTATCAGAGTGACTCGATGGTAATCGTCATGATCACCGCACGCTCAGCCGAGCATGAAGTGATGCATGCATTGAACAAAGGGGCCGATGATTATGTTACAAAACCGTTCAGTATCGGTGAATTAACAGCACGCATCGAACGGATTTCAGAGCGCGTATTTACAACATGA
- a CDS encoding GDSL-type esterase/lipase family protein, which produces MRRVWIDGILIVSLLAVVVFAGGFGYALVDQAWLAEEPAEEIPGQEAPMREVVRLPLMPLDGVAMDVPDSVDGDAYRLVALGDSLTRGMGSGDGEGYLPYVEASYPEEAPLDLTIVNGAVNGHRTNDVTNDLNDAGLNGHVQEADMIVMTVGGNDLFQSGQGFFSQDLDQFTEAAKEEFIDDLDDLYAVLTRLNPDADIFHMGIYNPFKEFDFTNETNRFVREWNNATSELAADYEQVIFVPVADVFERDVSDLLFRDFFHPNDAGYERMAERLLTSLRWPEGSED; this is translated from the coding sequence ATGCGGAGAGTGTGGATAGACGGAATTTTGATCGTGTCATTGTTGGCGGTCGTGGTCTTCGCCGGCGGCTTCGGCTATGCACTGGTGGATCAGGCATGGCTGGCAGAGGAACCGGCGGAAGAAATCCCCGGACAGGAAGCGCCGATGCGGGAGGTGGTCCGGCTGCCTCTGATGCCGCTCGACGGCGTTGCGATGGATGTGCCGGATTCAGTGGATGGTGATGCGTACCGGCTTGTGGCACTGGGGGATTCCCTGACAAGAGGCATGGGCTCAGGAGATGGCGAAGGGTATTTGCCTTATGTGGAGGCCTCTTATCCGGAAGAGGCGCCGCTGGATTTGACGATTGTGAACGGCGCAGTCAATGGTCACCGGACAAATGACGTGACCAATGATCTGAACGATGCGGGATTGAACGGCCATGTGCAGGAAGCGGACATGATCGTCATGACCGTTGGCGGAAATGATCTGTTTCAAAGCGGGCAGGGTTTCTTTTCACAGGATCTCGATCAGTTCACGGAAGCCGCAAAGGAAGAATTCATCGATGATCTGGATGATCTGTATGCTGTCTTGACGAGATTGAATCCGGATGCGGATATCTTTCATATGGGTATCTACAACCCGTTTAAGGAGTTTGATTTCACCAACGAAACGAACCGGTTTGTCCGGGAGTGGAACAATGCCACGTCGGAACTGGCCGCAGACTATGAGCAGGTGATTTTTGTACCGGTTGCAGATGTGTTTGAACGGGACGTGTCCGACCTGTTATTCCGGGACTTTTTCCACCCGAATGACGCAGGCTATGAACGTATGGCAGAGCGGCTTTTAACCAGTCTGCGCTGGCCGGAAGGAAGTGAGGACTGA
- a CDS encoding HAMP domain-containing sensor histidine kinase — protein MNKLLKGRSIRGTYLTVVGVMLLILLIAGIAVSFYSWSTLTDLNDQREDLKYKNQVVSETSDQFNEILFRARGYYAFLDPAEEEILLENLESFPDQLERFSEVAETEHEANLAHDLADFFDQYESSLWPAAKAFVDDDDMAGLRTLSSGGTNEVVNEFLNFSREFSNESASELEALNNNILSQSTQNQVILVSVFAVVLLLFLIIGNRGLRYIINPLVDLRNQVAGLSAGEVVSTHYAARKDEIGGLASAFEEMSEQIYKSEIELLSQNEELRAQQDSLEEYLELTEETNKRITNLNKLNQILSLSEKRNEHAWAGFRYLNERFRFDKSAFSILNTDILHATGLQKDQADQIDERMQVMLNTLGMDAYRMIERPASAYELGLMEDSVSAFELTIPVRNMQRETVGYFTAVRAGTPFHQEELEEMTGIIKRIEVALEMAYSAEMIKEAKEVNQAIIENINEGIQLIGPDGSLLQYNKFSCILVGCQKGQAGYSSTEREGFTWLPFFTTHLKDPESFAAFIEQSATQVEEDIKKYTFEVAYEGYERVMTVYATKVWRDEQFTGTIFVYRDITKEAEVNRMKSELVSTVNHELRTPLSSIMGFTERMLHADLSPEKQRTYLQVIFSESERLSELVNHFLDLQEIENQSQKYHMEERDIRSILENSIAAFSFGKRHSLRLLIDTHSSVIEADHRAIQQVIVNLLSNAKKFSPDGGQITVRLSESTDRAWLYLSVKDNGIGIATSDQEKLFRKFGRITNGKTQHIKGTGLGLALSKEIMNIHGGDILVDSKAGSGSTFTLTVPNRKPDRQFPSKKRVMLCLYSLSELPGLTGQLLELDHQLLMMDHIASPEDFLEVMEDLEVIFVQKRDHERNDCIAEVTELASSQGVRVFLVGETEDCDVAQPITKTDYMELMR, from the coding sequence ATGAATAAACTCCTCAAGGGCAGAAGTATCCGGGGGACCTATCTGACAGTTGTCGGGGTGATGCTGCTGATTTTGCTGATCGCAGGGATCGCAGTCAGTTTCTACAGCTGGTCGACGTTAACGGATTTGAATGACCAGCGCGAAGATTTGAAATATAAAAACCAGGTTGTATCTGAGACGAGTGATCAGTTCAATGAAATTCTTTTTAGGGCAAGGGGGTACTATGCCTTCCTTGACCCGGCTGAAGAAGAGATTCTGTTAGAGAATCTTGAGTCTTTCCCGGATCAGCTCGAACGCTTCAGTGAAGTGGCGGAAACAGAACATGAGGCGAACCTTGCACATGACTTAGCCGATTTCTTCGATCAGTACGAGTCGTCACTATGGCCAGCGGCCAAAGCCTTTGTGGATGATGATGATATGGCAGGACTGCGGACGCTCTCTTCCGGGGGAACGAATGAAGTGGTGAACGAATTTCTGAACTTTTCAAGGGAATTTTCGAATGAATCAGCGAGCGAACTCGAAGCACTGAATAACAACATCCTGTCCCAATCCACTCAAAACCAGGTGATTCTGGTTTCGGTGTTTGCAGTGGTATTGCTGTTGTTTTTGATCATCGGAAACCGGGGACTTCGCTATATCATCAACCCGCTGGTTGATTTAAGAAATCAAGTGGCCGGTTTATCTGCCGGAGAAGTCGTTTCGACGCACTATGCCGCGAGAAAAGATGAGATCGGTGGATTGGCTTCGGCGTTTGAAGAAATGTCCGAACAAATCTACAAATCAGAAATCGAGTTGCTTTCTCAAAATGAAGAACTGAGAGCGCAGCAGGATTCATTGGAAGAATACCTGGAGTTGACGGAAGAAACGAACAAGAGAATCACGAACCTCAATAAACTGAATCAGATTTTATCTTTAAGTGAGAAACGAAATGAACATGCGTGGGCCGGCTTTCGTTATTTGAATGAACGGTTTCGTTTTGATAAATCGGCTTTCAGTATTTTGAATACAGATATCCTTCATGCGACAGGCCTTCAAAAAGACCAGGCCGATCAGATCGATGAGCGGATGCAGGTCATGTTGAATACCCTTGGAATGGATGCCTACCGGATGATCGAGCGGCCGGCATCTGCCTATGAACTTGGATTGATGGAGGACAGCGTATCTGCCTTTGAATTGACGATTCCGGTCCGGAATATGCAACGTGAGACCGTCGGCTATTTTACGGCGGTTCGAGCGGGGACACCATTTCATCAAGAAGAATTGGAAGAAATGACGGGCATTATCAAGCGGATTGAAGTTGCGTTGGAAATGGCCTACTCTGCAGAAATGATCAAAGAAGCGAAAGAGGTGAATCAGGCAATCATTGAAAACATCAATGAAGGCATTCAACTCATTGGTCCTGACGGGTCTTTATTGCAATATAACAAGTTCTCATGCATTCTCGTCGGATGTCAAAAAGGTCAAGCAGGCTATTCTTCCACAGAGCGTGAAGGGTTTACCTGGCTGCCTTTCTTCACGACACATTTGAAAGATCCTGAATCATTCGCCGCTTTTATTGAGCAGTCGGCAACGCAGGTGGAGGAAGATATCAAAAAATACACATTTGAAGTGGCGTATGAAGGCTATGAACGGGTCATGACCGTTTATGCGACGAAGGTGTGGCGGGATGAACAGTTTACCGGGACGATTTTCGTGTACCGGGATATCACGAAAGAAGCGGAAGTGAACCGGATGAAATCCGAGCTTGTCAGTACGGTGAATCACGAACTGCGAACGCCGCTCTCAAGTATCATGGGCTTCACGGAACGAATGCTTCATGCAGATCTCTCCCCTGAAAAACAGCGGACGTATCTGCAAGTGATTTTTTCCGAGTCTGAACGTTTATCCGAACTGGTCAATCATTTTCTTGATTTGCAGGAAATCGAAAACCAATCACAGAAATACCATATGGAGGAGCGGGACATCAGGAGCATTCTCGAAAATAGTATCGCTGCTTTTTCATTTGGCAAGAGGCATTCGTTGAGGCTTTTGATCGATACGCATTCTTCGGTTATTGAGGCAGATCATCGGGCGATCCAGCAGGTGATCGTCAATCTGTTGAGCAATGCGAAGAAATTTTCGCCGGATGGTGGACAGATTACAGTCCGGTTGAGTGAAAGCACAGACAGGGCGTGGCTTTATCTGTCCGTGAAGGATAACGGGATCGGGATAGCAACATCCGATCAGGAAAAGCTGTTCAGGAAGTTCGGGCGCATTACAAACGGCAAAACGCAGCATATCAAGGGAACCGGACTGGGGCTTGCCCTGTCAAAAGAGATCATGAACATCCATGGCGGCGATATTCTCGTTGACTCAAAAGCCGGGAGCGGATCGACGTTTACATTGACAGTACCCAACCGGAAACCGGATCGACAGTTTCCGTCAAAGAAGCGCGTCATGCTGTGCCTGTATTCATTGAGCGAGTTGCCGGGATTGACCGGTCAGTTGCTTGAACTCGATCATCAGCTGCTGATGATGGATCACATTGCCTCGCCTGAGGATTTTCTGGAGGTCATGGAAGATCTGGAAGTGATTTTCGTGCAAAAGCGAGATCACGAACGGAATGATTGTATTGCGGAAGTAACGGAGTTGGCTTCTTCACAGGGCGTTCGGGTATTTCTGGTGGGCGAAACAGAAGATTGTGATGTGGCGCAACCGATCACTAAAACGGACTACATGGAGTTGATGAGATGA
- a CDS encoding RNA-guided endonuclease InsQ/TnpB family protein gives MTRKKPIKVLRKKKKTVNMQRFTQKQNIGRSTLSAREFRLLQRMSHSSKALRNVGLYTIKQKYLNENKMATTKEIDNAMKADMNYWGIQSNSVQAVRRTLLSEVKSFFEALKKWKATPEGFTGRPKFPKYSRSTAKRVIEIYQVPKVDQDGYWNIPMNTAFRKRFGPLRLQMRKNLMDKNISYIEIVPKQNGRFFEAHYVYEVPMSQMKKQQTTTKALSCDLGVDYLLSCTTNQGDAFLMNGKKLKSINQYFNKKISELKQKNIENGLSKRIVTNQIASLWRKRNLQIDGYLSQTVGLLFKQIKRLNVDTVVMGYNAGWKQESHLGKKNNQEFVQIPFHRLISAIENKCLKEGIRFVKQEESYTSKASFLDHDDIPVWSKGDNTMYSFSGKRLYRGFYRCENGQCIHADINAALNILRKSQIAEWDEKTQIKTPMIMDVQKRKAVA, from the coding sequence ATGACTAGGAAAAAACCGATTAAAGTATTGCGCAAGAAAAAGAAAACAGTCAATATGCAACGGTTCACTCAAAAACAGAACATTGGTCGCAGCACCCTTAGCGCTAGGGAGTTTCGACTTCTGCAACGCATGTCTCATAGTTCCAAGGCTTTGCGCAACGTAGGCTTATATACGATTAAACAAAAGTATTTGAATGAAAACAAAATGGCGACAACAAAAGAAATAGACAACGCAATGAAGGCCGATATGAACTATTGGGGCATTCAATCCAACTCCGTACAAGCGGTTCGAAGAACCTTACTCAGTGAAGTAAAGAGCTTCTTCGAAGCGTTAAAGAAGTGGAAAGCAACCCCTGAAGGTTTCACAGGTCGCCCAAAGTTCCCAAAGTATTCTCGTTCCACGGCTAAACGTGTCATCGAAATCTATCAAGTTCCCAAAGTGGATCAGGATGGATATTGGAATATTCCAATGAATACTGCTTTCAGAAAACGTTTTGGTCCCTTAAGACTGCAAATGCGAAAGAATTTAATGGATAAAAACATTTCTTACATTGAAATTGTGCCAAAGCAAAATGGTCGGTTCTTTGAGGCTCATTATGTATACGAAGTACCGATGTCTCAAATGAAGAAACAACAAACGACGACAAAAGCTTTGAGTTGCGATTTAGGTGTAGATTATCTTCTTAGTTGTACAACGAATCAAGGAGACGCCTTTTTGATGAATGGAAAGAAGTTAAAATCCATCAATCAGTACTTCAACAAAAAGATAAGCGAATTAAAACAGAAAAACATCGAAAACGGCTTGTCGAAACGCATAGTGACAAACCAAATAGCTTCTCTTTGGCGTAAACGAAATCTCCAAATAGACGGCTACCTTTCACAAACCGTAGGTTTGTTGTTCAAACAGATAAAACGACTGAACGTCGATACCGTGGTAATGGGTTATAATGCCGGTTGGAAACAAGAATCGCATTTAGGGAAGAAAAACAATCAAGAGTTCGTACAAATTCCTTTCCACAGATTGATTTCGGCTATTGAGAACAAGTGTCTCAAGGAAGGCATCCGTTTCGTTAAGCAGGAAGAGAGCTACACGTCTAAAGCTAGTTTTCTGGATCATGACGATATTCCGGTTTGGTCAAAAGGCGATAACACGATGTACTCCTTTAGTGGGAAGCGCCTATATCGCGGCTTCTATCGCTGTGAAAATGGACAATGCATCCATGCCGACATTAATGCAGCATTAAATATCCTTCGGAAATCCCAAATAGCAGAATGGGATGAAAAAACACAAATAAAAACGCCCATGATCATGGACGTTCAAAAACGTAAAGCTGTTGCTTAG
- a CDS encoding DUF2092 domain-containing protein, whose translation MRAIKSAALSFTGAALLLFACNDADNNHITDTDNNNGDSGPDNENNYEENDQQEIEPEENVTSVIDSALEAEEEREGLYVHQQTKSRSGEEEVQEVITEEEIWLFPREDDDSVFEHRIMKHEGPSPTEYIINDGEGTLHYTEGESEAHLIEEQRMDGYAADLSGEEPMILEYLDTHRSSYEGTEDINGYTAHHISFRNGDEEVEYWFEQDSYFLLRHISSLDEQETEVAVLDYELDPEFDEALIRFYNVINDDTEIIETDRETFMKEQMND comes from the coding sequence ATGCGTGCCATAAAATCCGCAGCACTCTCATTCACAGGTGCCGCCTTACTGCTCTTTGCCTGTAATGACGCAGATAACAACCACATTACGGATACGGACAATAACAATGGCGATAGCGGCCCTGACAATGAAAACAACTACGAAGAAAACGATCAGCAAGAAATCGAACCTGAAGAAAATGTGACCAGCGTGATCGACAGTGCCCTCGAAGCAGAGGAAGAACGCGAAGGTCTTTATGTCCATCAACAAACGAAATCCCGCTCAGGTGAAGAAGAAGTGCAGGAAGTGATCACTGAAGAAGAAATCTGGCTTTTTCCAAGAGAAGATGACGACAGCGTATTTGAACACCGAATCATGAAACATGAAGGACCTTCTCCAACAGAATATATCATCAACGACGGGGAAGGCACCCTGCATTATACCGAAGGAGAAAGCGAAGCGCACCTCATCGAGGAACAACGCATGGACGGCTACGCAGCAGACCTTTCCGGAGAGGAACCGATGATTCTCGAGTACCTCGATACCCACAGATCCTCTTATGAAGGAACGGAAGACATCAACGGGTACACTGCTCACCACATCAGCTTCCGAAACGGTGACGAAGAAGTGGAATACTGGTTTGAACAAGACAGCTATTTCCTCCTTCGCCACATCTCTTCCTTGGACGAACAGGAAACCGAAGTGGCGGTTCTCGATTATGAACTTGACCCTGAGTTTGATGAAGCCCTGATCCGCTTTTATAACGTCATAAACGACGATACAGAAATCATCGAAACCGACCGGGAGACCTTTATGAAAGAACAGATGAATGACTGA
- a CDS encoding ABC transporter permease, whose protein sequence is MTDLVYNEWIKLVRKKRMYVVGLIIVIFVGMFAYAQLLQERTAEERFGDMAWEEQLESEIDSLESRMDQMQMPEEFQQSFARQIEQQRVYLEEGINPNESGAPMFLRMFIDNSGDLFIPLLIVVVTADLVSSERSAGTFKMLLTRPVERWRVLLSKWLTMGLAVSLIVLFISLASVVIAGIMFGFGGWDYPIITRFSPGAVEVIPQWQYILMATGLTWFAALVVGSLTFLLSVLLKSTAAVMGFMLAALISGTILSVFIASWENAKYLFMVNLRLTSYLSGNAPPVEGMTMLFSIGVLLIWGAVATAIAFVYFNRKDMY, encoded by the coding sequence TTGACTGATCTGGTGTATAACGAATGGATCAAACTTGTTCGGAAAAAACGGATGTACGTCGTTGGCCTCATCATCGTGATCTTCGTCGGGATGTTCGCCTATGCCCAGCTGCTGCAGGAACGAACGGCAGAAGAGCGATTCGGCGACATGGCCTGGGAGGAGCAGCTGGAGTCGGAAATCGATTCCTTGGAATCCCGCATGGATCAAATGCAAATGCCTGAAGAGTTTCAGCAAAGCTTCGCCCGTCAGATCGAACAGCAGCGGGTATACCTTGAAGAAGGCATCAATCCGAATGAATCCGGTGCCCCGATGTTTCTGCGGATGTTTATCGATAACTCCGGCGATCTGTTCATTCCGCTTCTGATTGTTGTGGTCACAGCAGACCTTGTATCTTCGGAACGAAGTGCCGGGACCTTCAAGATGCTCCTGACAAGACCGGTGGAACGCTGGCGGGTGCTCCTCAGCAAATGGCTGACCATGGGACTCGCGGTATCTCTGATCGTGCTGTTCATCAGTCTGGCCTCGGTCGTGATCGCAGGCATCATGTTCGGTTTTGGCGGCTGGGATTACCCGATCATCACCCGGTTCAGTCCAGGCGCTGTGGAAGTGATCCCCCAGTGGCAATACATCCTCATGGCAACCGGGCTCACATGGTTTGCAGCCCTCGTTGTCGGATCACTGACTTTTCTTTTGTCTGTGTTACTGAAAAGTACAGCTGCAGTGATGGGGTTCATGCTGGCGGCACTGATCTCCGGGACGATTCTCTCGGTCTTCATCGCCTCTTGGGAAAACGCCAAGTACCTGTTTATGGTAAACCTCAGGCTCACGTCTTACTTAAGCGGTAACGCGCCGCCGGTAGAAGGGATGACCATGCTGTTTTCAATCGGGGTTCTGCTTATCTGGGGAGCGGTTGCAACGGCGATTGCATTCGTTTATTTCAACCGGAAGGATATGTATTGA
- a CDS encoding RraA family protein, whose product MRQMEEQLSKLPVTAVSDALKGQTNMNPAIQPVKEELRLFGRAHTVKVRAADNKLVLRGISEAKTGDVLVVDARGWRENAACGDFVVGLAKTLGLSGMVIDGAVRDLAGIRDLDFPVFCLGTTQAASGRHGTGETGVPVSCGGAVVKPGDWIIGDLDGVAVIPAGEEEQVLIAAQKKLEADEAREKKVLQNVASARTYLDDVLQ is encoded by the coding sequence ATGAGACAAATGGAAGAGCAATTGAGCAAGCTGCCGGTGACTGCGGTATCCGACGCCTTGAAGGGGCAGACCAATATGAACCCGGCCATTCAGCCGGTAAAAGAAGAGCTGCGGTTATTCGGGCGTGCCCATACCGTTAAAGTCCGCGCGGCGGATAACAAGCTGGTGCTCCGCGGGATTTCCGAGGCGAAGACAGGCGATGTGCTCGTCGTTGACGCGAGAGGATGGCGTGAGAACGCGGCGTGCGGTGATTTCGTGGTGGGACTTGCGAAGACGCTGGGGCTTTCAGGTATGGTGATTGACGGGGCCGTGCGTGACCTGGCCGGTATTCGTGATCTGGATTTCCCGGTGTTCTGTCTGGGCACCACGCAAGCCGCCAGTGGCCGGCACGGGACCGGTGAAACGGGTGTACCGGTTTCCTGCGGAGGTGCAGTCGTAAAACCAGGAGACTGGATCATCGGAGATCTTGACGGTGTGGCCGTGATTCCTGCAGGCGAAGAAGAACAGGTGCTGATCGCGGCACAGAAGAAGCTCGAAGCAGATGAAGCACGGGAGAAGAAGGTCTTGCAAAACGTTGCAAGCGCACGGACGTATTTGGATGACGTGTTACAATAA
- a CDS encoding response regulator produces MNPGGEEKLTSRILVVDDEAVLRMLIEDTLESEGYLVETAEDGQQAMERLTGHDALVDLVIIDYMMPEMTGIEVVKEIKEQQEKPPLFLLLTAKPDEEEAGKRYSDLGVDAFMAKPFKPSELVERLRGML; encoded by the coding sequence ATGAACCCGGGAGGCGAAGAGAAATTGACCAGTCGCATATTAGTGGTGGATGATGAAGCGGTTTTACGGATGTTAATCGAAGACACACTCGAGAGCGAAGGGTATCTCGTGGAGACAGCAGAGGATGGTCAACAGGCGATGGAGCGGCTGACGGGGCATGATGCTCTTGTGGACCTTGTGATTATCGATTACATGATGCCCGAAATGACGGGCATCGAGGTTGTCAAAGAAATCAAGGAGCAGCAGGAAAAACCGCCGTTGTTTCTGTTACTGACGGCCAAACCCGATGAAGAAGAGGCAGGGAAACGCTATTCTGACTTGGGCGTGGATGCATTTATGGCAAAGCCGTTTAAGCCAAGTGAACTGGTGGAGCGGTTGAGGGGGATGCTATGA